One Pseudomonas fluorescens genomic region harbors:
- a CDS encoding MFS transporter, producing MTASIQKGGSRAGAIFRVTSGNFLEQFDFFLFGFYATQLAAVFFPASSEFASLMMTFAVFGAGFLMRPLGAIVLGAYIDDVGRRKGLIVTLSIMASGTILIVLVPGYESIGLFAPAIVLIGRLLQGFSAGAELGGVSVYLAEIATPGRKGFFTAWQSASQQVAIIIAAALGYGLNQWMAPDVIADWGWRIPFFVGCMIVPFIFFLRRNLAETEEFTARKHRPSMSEVFRTLGQNWAVVIGGMLMVALTTTAFYLITVYAPTFGKTVLHLSTSDALLVTLLVGVSNFFWLPIGGMLSDRIGRRPVLIAMALLALATTYPALSYLVQSPSFSHMLLSLLWLSFIYGLYNGAMIPALTEIMPVEVRVAGFSLAYSLATAIFGGFTAAMSTFLIQYTGDKAAPGYWMSIGALCALCATLYLYRRAGGRLQPVAA from the coding sequence ATGACAGCTTCAATCCAGAAAGGCGGCTCGCGGGCCGGCGCCATTTTCCGAGTGACCTCGGGCAACTTTCTCGAACAATTCGACTTCTTTCTGTTCGGTTTCTATGCGACGCAGCTTGCCGCGGTGTTCTTCCCGGCGAGCAGTGAGTTCGCCTCCCTGATGATGACGTTCGCGGTATTCGGCGCAGGCTTCCTGATGCGTCCGCTGGGCGCCATCGTGCTGGGTGCGTACATCGATGACGTCGGTCGCCGCAAAGGTTTGATCGTCACGTTGTCGATCATGGCCAGCGGCACGATCCTGATTGTGCTGGTGCCCGGCTATGAAAGCATCGGTCTGTTCGCCCCGGCGATCGTGCTGATCGGTCGGTTGCTCCAAGGCTTCTCGGCCGGTGCGGAACTGGGCGGTGTGTCGGTCTATCTGGCCGAGATTGCCACTCCGGGCCGCAAGGGTTTCTTCACCGCTTGGCAGTCGGCCAGTCAGCAAGTCGCAATCATCATCGCTGCCGCGCTCGGCTACGGCCTGAACCAATGGATGGCGCCGGATGTGATTGCCGATTGGGGCTGGCGCATTCCGTTCTTCGTTGGCTGCATGATCGTGCCGTTCATCTTCTTCCTGCGCCGGAATCTGGCGGAAACCGAAGAGTTCACCGCGCGCAAACATCGTCCGAGCATGAGTGAAGTGTTCCGCACGCTTGGCCAGAACTGGGCCGTAGTGATTGGCGGCATGCTGATGGTCGCGCTGACCACCACCGCGTTTTATCTGATTACCGTATACGCGCCGACTTTCGGCAAAACCGTGTTGCACTTGAGCACGTCCGATGCGCTGTTGGTGACCCTGCTGGTCGGCGTATCGAATTTCTTCTGGCTGCCGATCGGCGGCATGTTGTCCGACCGCATCGGCCGTCGCCCGGTGTTGATCGCGATGGCGCTGCTGGCGCTGGCCACGACCTACCCGGCGCTGTCGTATCTGGTGCAGTCGCCAAGTTTCAGCCACATGTTGCTGTCGCTGCTGTGGCTATCGTTTATCTACGGTTTGTACAACGGCGCAATGATTCCGGCGCTCACCGAGATCATGCCAGTGGAAGTGCGCGTCGCCGGATTCTCCCTCGCCTACAGCCTGGCTACCGCGATTTTCGGTGGATTCACCGCGGCCATGTCGACCTTCCTGATCCAGTACACCGGCGATAAAGCTGCGCCGGGTTACTGGATGAGCATCGGTGCGCTGTGTGCGCTGTGCGCCACCCTTTATCTGTACCGCCGTGCCGGTGGTCGTCTGCAACCTGTTGCGGCCTGA
- a CDS encoding substrate-binding domain-containing protein: MKKLVTVTALLAGLAFNVAAQAEQLSVMTSGGFTAAYKILGPKFAAATGNTLATSLGPSMGKAPEAIPNRLARGEHADVVIMVGYALDELIKQGKVDPASRVELADSRIGLVVREGAPKPDISRVDGLKKTLLDAQSVAYSDSASGVYIEQQLFKKLGIEDQLKPKAKMIAKIPVGSVVATGDYQLGFQQVSELLPVPGVSFVAKIPESVQSVTRFAAGIPVKAEHPEEAKALLAYLAAPAAQVDVQATGLDSVKR, encoded by the coding sequence ATGAAAAAACTCGTTACTGTCACCGCCCTGCTCGCCGGGCTCGCGTTCAACGTCGCCGCCCAGGCTGAACAACTGAGCGTGATGACTTCGGGCGGTTTTACTGCCGCCTACAAAATCCTCGGGCCGAAATTCGCTGCTGCCACCGGCAATACCCTCGCCACCAGCCTCGGCCCTTCGATGGGCAAGGCGCCCGAGGCGATCCCCAATCGCCTGGCGCGCGGTGAGCACGCGGACGTAGTGATCATGGTCGGCTATGCCCTCGACGAGTTGATCAAACAAGGCAAGGTCGACCCCGCATCGCGGGTAGAACTGGCGGATTCGCGGATCGGTCTGGTGGTGCGTGAAGGCGCGCCGAAACCGGACATCAGCAGGGTCGACGGCTTGAAGAAAACCCTGCTCGACGCGCAATCGGTGGCCTATTCCGACAGTGCCAGCGGCGTGTACATCGAGCAGCAATTGTTCAAGAAACTCGGCATCGAAGATCAGCTGAAACCGAAGGCGAAGATGATTGCGAAGATTCCGGTGGGCTCGGTGGTCGCCACTGGCGACTATCAACTGGGCTTCCAGCAGGTCAGCGAATTGCTGCCGGTGCCGGGCGTGAGCTTCGTCGCGAAAATTCCGGAATCGGTGCAATCGGTCACGCGTTTCGCCGCCGGGATTCCAGTCAAGGCCGAGCATCCGGAAGAAGCCAAAGCCCTGCTCGCCTACCTTGCCGCGCCCGCTGCGCAGGTTGACGTGCAAGCCACCGGCCTGGATTCGGTCAAGCGCTGA
- a CDS encoding LysR family transcriptional regulator has protein sequence MAINFDLNDLQAFRAVVEQGSFRKAADTVRLSQPALSRRIEKLEDALGVKLFERTTRKVSLTQAGRGFMPSVERLLDDLDVALLGISEVASTRLGHVTVACVPSAAYYFMPRVVARYHQQFPRIKVKVLDSSAHDVLSAVVNGEADFGLSFLGTQDAKVEFEPLVQECYVVACRRDHPLAGRSSVTWEEFYQQDYISLDKTSGNRFLLDQALSSVVPQRASICETRHVTTMIGLVEAGLGVAAVPLMAMPGPDHPILTRVPLTDPQVMRSVGIIKRRGRTLTPAALELERLVVEMKVQPPLISA, from the coding sequence ATGGCCATCAACTTCGATCTTAACGACTTGCAAGCCTTCCGCGCGGTGGTCGAGCAGGGCAGTTTCCGCAAGGCTGCCGACACCGTGCGTCTGTCGCAACCGGCGCTGAGCCGGCGCATCGAGAAACTTGAAGACGCCCTCGGCGTGAAACTCTTCGAGCGCACCACGCGCAAGGTCAGCTTGACCCAGGCCGGGCGTGGTTTCATGCCGAGTGTCGAGCGGTTGCTGGATGATCTTGATGTCGCGTTGCTGGGCATCAGTGAAGTGGCCTCGACGCGACTCGGCCACGTCACCGTCGCGTGCGTGCCCTCGGCGGCGTATTACTTCATGCCCCGCGTTGTCGCCCGTTATCACCAGCAATTTCCGCGCATCAAAGTCAAAGTCCTTGATTCCAGTGCCCACGATGTGCTGAGTGCGGTGGTCAATGGCGAGGCGGATTTCGGTTTGAGTTTTTTGGGCACGCAGGATGCCAAAGTCGAGTTCGAACCGCTTGTGCAGGAGTGCTACGTGGTTGCCTGTCGCCGCGATCACCCGTTGGCCGGGCGCAGCAGCGTGACGTGGGAGGAGTTCTATCAGCAGGATTACATCTCGCTGGACAAGACGTCGGGCAACCGTTTTCTGCTCGATCAGGCGTTAAGCAGTGTGGTGCCGCAGCGCGCGAGCATCTGCGAAACGCGGCACGTGACGACGATGATCGGTCTGGTGGAGGCGGGGTTAGGCGTGGCGGCCGTGCCGTTGATGGCGATGCCCGGGCCGGATCATCCGATCCTGACGCGAGTGCCACTGACTGATCCGCAAGTAATGCGCAGTGTCGGCATCATCAAACGCCGGGGTCGCACACTGACCCCGGCGGCGTTGGAACTGGAGCGGCTGGTGGTGGAAATGAAAGTCCAGCCGCCATTGATCAGCGCTTGA
- a CDS encoding response regulator transcription factor codes for MTRILTIEDDAVTAREIVAELSSHGLDVDWVDNGREGLDRAVSGNYDLITLDRMLPELDGLAIVTTLRTMGVATPILMISALSDVDERVRGLRAGGDDYLTKPFATDEMAARVEVLLRRQNSGATQATTLRVADLELDLISHEARRADQVLTLLPTEYKLLEFLMRNSGQILSRMMIFEEVWGYHFDPGTNLIDVHIGRLRKKIDAAGHVPLIRTVRGSGYVIAEPV; via the coding sequence ATGACTCGTATATTGACCATCGAAGACGACGCCGTGACCGCGCGGGAAATCGTTGCCGAATTGAGCAGCCACGGGCTCGATGTCGACTGGGTCGACAATGGCCGCGAGGGCCTCGATCGCGCCGTTAGCGGCAACTACGACTTGATCACCCTCGACCGCATGCTGCCCGAGCTGGACGGCCTGGCCATCGTCACCACCCTGCGCACCATGGGCGTGGCCACGCCGATTCTGATGATCAGCGCTCTCTCTGACGTCGATGAGCGCGTGCGCGGCTTGCGCGCCGGTGGCGACGATTACCTGACCAAACCTTTTGCCACCGATGAGATGGCCGCCCGCGTCGAAGTCCTGCTGCGTCGGCAGAACAGCGGCGCCACCCAGGCGACCACACTGCGGGTCGCCGACCTCGAACTGGATTTGATCAGTCACGAAGCGCGCCGCGCGGATCAGGTGCTGACGCTGCTGCCGACCGAATACAAACTGCTGGAATTCCTCATGCGCAACAGCGGCCAGATCCTTTCGCGGATGATGATTTTCGAGGAAGTCTGGGGCTATCACTTCGATCCGGGCACCAACCTGATCGACGTGCATATCGGCCGACTGCGCAAGAAGATCGACGCAGCGGGCCACGTTCCGCTGATCCGCACGGTACGGGGTTCAGGCTATGTCATTGCCGAACCCGTCTGA
- a CDS encoding sensor histidine kinase, with protein MSLPNPSDGWRSSSSRLLALYSALFVAWSAILMGVMYYEVSGYLDNLAKHSLMQRQHLFSHFRGAQLEEALAASMTFDIRGIDAYGLFDAEGNYLGGALQQIPEGLPLDGKIHMLADCANSDDPTLPNDSCDAVATQTRDGRWLVLLRDNGSLFAVTRIILHALFWGVSLTILPGIAGWHLLRRRPLRRIRAIQASAQSIVAGDLTHRLPLSNRRDELDMLAAIVNAMLERIERLMNEVKGVCDNIAHDLRTPLTRLRAQLYRMQQQAGEGSQEAAQLDLVLAEADTLMARFRGLLRISELEDRQRRSGFVELDPVQLLEELHAFYLPLAEEGELRFDLNMPETLPALNGDRALLFEALANLLSNSIKFTPPGGTVMLRGVNAGGQTRIEVHDSGPGIPEAEREAVFQRFYRAEGGQPQGGFGLGLSIVAAIVSLHDFSLAVGSSDLGGAKLVLDCRQSLIENS; from the coding sequence ATGTCATTGCCGAACCCGTCTGACGGCTGGCGTTCCTCCAGCAGCCGCTTGCTGGCGCTGTACAGCGCGCTATTCGTGGCCTGGAGCGCGATCCTCATGGGGGTCATGTATTACGAGGTGTCGGGCTACCTCGACAACCTTGCCAAACATTCGCTGATGCAACGTCAACATCTGTTTTCGCACTTTCGCGGCGCGCAACTGGAAGAAGCCCTCGCTGCCAGCATGACCTTCGACATTCGCGGCATCGACGCCTATGGCCTGTTCGATGCCGAGGGCAACTACCTCGGCGGAGCGCTGCAGCAGATTCCCGAAGGCCTGCCGCTGGATGGCAAGATCCACATGCTCGCCGATTGCGCCAATTCCGATGATCCGACGCTGCCCAACGACAGCTGCGACGCGGTCGCCACGCAGACCCGCGACGGTCGGTGGCTGGTGTTGCTGCGGGACAATGGCTCGCTGTTCGCAGTGACGCGGATCATTTTGCATGCGTTGTTCTGGGGTGTGTCACTGACGATTCTGCCGGGGATTGCCGGTTGGCATTTGTTGCGACGTCGACCGCTGCGACGGATTCGCGCAATTCAGGCCAGCGCGCAGTCGATTGTCGCCGGCGACCTGACCCACCGCTTGCCGCTGTCCAATCGTCGCGATGAACTGGACATGCTGGCCGCCATCGTCAACGCCATGCTTGAGCGCATCGAGCGCCTGATGAACGAAGTCAAAGGCGTCTGCGACAACATTGCGCATGACTTGCGCACGCCGCTGACGCGCCTGCGCGCGCAGCTGTATCGCATGCAACAACAGGCTGGCGAAGGTTCGCAAGAGGCCGCGCAACTGGATCTGGTGCTGGCCGAGGCGGATACGCTGATGGCGCGCTTTCGCGGTTTGCTGCGCATTTCCGAACTGGAAGATCGCCAACGGCGCTCGGGATTTGTCGAACTCGACCCGGTGCAATTGCTGGAAGAGCTGCACGCGTTTTACCTGCCGCTGGCCGAGGAAGGCGAACTGCGTTTCGATCTGAACATGCCGGAAACCCTGCCGGCCCTCAATGGCGACCGGGCGCTGCTGTTCGAGGCGCTGGCGAATCTATTGAGCAACTCGATCAAGTTCACCCCACCGGGCGGCACCGTGATGCTGCGTGGAGTCAACGCAGGTGGGCAGACGCGGATTGAAGTTCACGACTCCGGGCCGGGGATTCCCGAGGCTGAGCGTGAGGCGGTGTTCCAGCGCTTCTATCGTGCCGAAGGTGGCCAGCCGCAGGGTGGTTTTGGCTTGGGATTGTCGATCGTCGCGGCGATTGTCAGCCTGCATGATTTCAGCCTTGCAGTAGGCAGCAGCGATCTGGGTGGGGCGAAACTGGTGCTCGATTGCCGGCAGAGTTTGATCGAGAATTCCTGA
- a CDS encoding SRPBCC family protein, with product MPTASATIDIPAPADQVWKLIGGFNTLPDWLPLITQSELSEGGRVRTLQTADGGVVIERLQTFDNAAKTYSYSIEQAPFPANDYLATLKVEAQGQGARVTWSGRFNAVGVSDEEVVALFNGIYQGGLEALRGNYPT from the coding sequence ATGCCCACAGCATCTGCAACCATCGACATCCCGGCCCCGGCCGATCAGGTCTGGAAATTGATCGGCGGCTTCAACACGCTGCCGGACTGGCTGCCCTTGATTACTCAGAGTGAATTGAGCGAAGGCGGGCGCGTGCGCACTCTGCAAACCGCTGACGGCGGTGTGGTGATCGAGCGCCTGCAGACGTTCGATAACGCGGCGAAGACCTACAGCTATTCGATTGAGCAAGCTCCGTTTCCGGCCAATGATTACCTGGCGACGCTCAAGGTTGAAGCCCAGGGGCAGGGCGCGCGGGTGACCTGGTCCGGGCGTTTCAACGCAGTCGGCGTAAGCGATGAGGAAGTGGTGGCGCTGTTTAACGGCATCTACCAGGGCGGCCTCGAAGCACTGCGCGGCAATTACCCAACCTGA
- a CDS encoding SDR family NAD(P)-dependent oxidoreductase, producing the protein MKIDLSGKLAIVSGSTAGIGLGISQSLAEAGATVVVIGRDSAKVEHALASIREKVPAAQLRGLTADLGTAEGAQTLFAAEPRADILVNNLGIFNDVDFFETPDSEWTRFYEVNVISGVRLARHYVPAMVEQGWGRVIFLSSESGVATPADMLNYGVTKSANLAVSHGLAKRLAGTGVTVNAILPGPTFTDGLQDMLKDAAAESGRNLRDEADAFVRKARPTSIIQRVADVEEVAHLVTYIASPLSSATTGAALRVDGGVVDSLTI; encoded by the coding sequence ATGAAGATTGATCTGAGTGGGAAACTGGCCATCGTCAGCGGCAGCACCGCCGGCATTGGCCTGGGCATCAGCCAGTCACTGGCCGAAGCCGGCGCTACCGTGGTGGTAATCGGCCGCGATTCGGCGAAGGTTGAGCATGCGCTGGCGAGCATTCGCGAGAAAGTGCCGGCCGCGCAATTGCGCGGCCTGACTGCCGATCTCGGAACGGCGGAAGGCGCACAGACATTGTTCGCCGCCGAACCGCGCGCTGACATTCTGGTGAACAACCTGGGCATCTTCAACGACGTCGATTTCTTCGAAACACCCGACAGCGAATGGACGCGCTTCTATGAGGTCAATGTGATTTCCGGCGTGCGTCTGGCTCGTCATTACGTGCCGGCTATGGTCGAGCAGGGCTGGGGCCGGGTGATTTTTCTGTCTTCGGAATCCGGCGTGGCCACCCCGGCCGACATGCTCAATTATGGCGTGACCAAAAGCGCCAACCTCGCGGTATCCCATGGTTTGGCCAAGCGTCTGGCTGGCACTGGGGTCACGGTCAATGCGATCCTGCCGGGGCCGACTTTCACCGATGGCCTGCAGGACATGCTGAAAGACGCCGCTGCCGAGTCCGGACGCAACCTGCGCGATGAAGCCGATGCCTTTGTGCGCAAGGCGCGTCCGACTTCGATCATCCAGCGTGTCGCCGACGTCGAAGAAGTTGCGCATCTGGTCACCTACATTGCGTCGCCCCTGTCCTCGGCTACCACCGGCGCCGCTCTGCGCGTCGATGGCGGCGTGGTCGACAGCCTGACTATCTGA
- a CDS encoding HAD family hydrolase, translated as MSAKASVFERPFGAFLFDMDGTVLNSIAAAERIWSAWAVRHGVDVEAFLPTIHGARAIDTITRLNLPGVDAEQQAAFITAAEIDDVDGIVEIPAAMAFLSNLPPNRWAMVTSAPRDLALRRMAAAGIPEPAVMITAEDVKAGKPDPAGYLLAAQRLGVAPGDCLIFEDAAVGIQAAEAAGAELMIITTTHQHPLETAHATLASYDAISVSVDSDGLLRLTRN; from the coding sequence TTGTCTGCCAAAGCATCTGTTTTCGAGCGCCCGTTCGGCGCGTTCCTGTTCGATATGGACGGCACCGTCCTCAACTCGATCGCCGCTGCCGAGCGCATCTGGTCAGCCTGGGCGGTGCGCCACGGCGTCGACGTCGAAGCGTTTTTACCGACCATTCACGGCGCGCGGGCGATCGACACGATTACCCGATTGAACCTGCCGGGTGTGGATGCGGAGCAACAAGCAGCGTTCATCACCGCGGCGGAAATCGATGACGTTGATGGCATTGTCGAAATTCCTGCGGCTATGGCGTTTCTGAGTAATCTGCCGCCGAATCGTTGGGCGATGGTGACTTCGGCACCTCGCGATCTGGCGTTGCGGCGCATGGCGGCGGCGGGCATTCCGGAACCCGCGGTGATGATCACGGCTGAAGATGTGAAGGCCGGCAAACCGGATCCTGCGGGCTATCTTTTGGCCGCGCAGAGGCTTGGGGTCGCGCCGGGCGATTGCCTGATTTTCGAAGACGCTGCGGTCGGCATCCAGGCTGCAGAAGCGGCGGGGGCTGAGCTGATGATCATCACCACCACCCACCAGCACCCGCTCGAAACCGCGCACGCGACGTTGGCCAGTTATGACGCGATCAGCGTCAGCGTCGACAGCGATGGTTTACTTCGCCTGACGAGAAACTGA
- a CDS encoding response regulator has protein sequence MCPTATSSAHLPGGLILVVEDDPLILEFLCEILQEEGFKVESQTSADAASLYLEKHAADVALLLTDITMPGTLNGADLANLVGDRWPDKPVMVMSGYETPETSGVKHSVAFIKKPWAIGQLLDCVESAFRSKAPQLH, from the coding sequence ATGTGCCCTACAGCTACGTCGAGCGCGCACCTTCCTGGCGGGTTGATTCTGGTAGTCGAGGACGATCCGTTGATTCTGGAGTTTCTTTGCGAAATTCTTCAGGAGGAAGGGTTCAAGGTCGAATCGCAAACCAGTGCCGACGCTGCGTCGCTGTATCTGGAGAAGCATGCAGCGGACGTCGCGCTTTTGCTGACGGACATCACCATGCCCGGCACGCTCAACGGCGCCGATCTGGCGAATCTGGTGGGCGACCGCTGGCCGGACAAACCGGTAATGGTCATGTCCGGTTATGAAACGCCGGAGACTTCCGGGGTCAAGCATTCGGTGGCGTTCATCAAGAAGCCATGGGCGATTGGTCAGTTGCTCGACTGCGTCGAAAGCGCATTCAGATCCAAGGCACCGCAGCTGCACTGA
- a CDS encoding class I SAM-dependent methyltransferase, giving the protein MNPEALATLHAHLLPALAAAPNETRRLFHGRGRCWPGLEQLTVDWLQGVVLVSLFKEPQPEQLDALKQLLSDITRSNEWQQCGARTLLIQHRYLPQSTAEWLLGDEIDEMTIVEDALQYRVDLGRKQNAGLFLDMRYGRKWVREQAAGKRVLNLFAYTCGFSVAAIEGGASHVVNLDMSRAALSRGRDNHRLNGHDLSKVSFLGHDLFKSWGKVINSGPYDLVIIDPPSFQKGSFLLTKDYRRVLRRLPELLTTQGTVLACMNDPAFGSDFLIEGVTQEAPSLRFEQRLENPPEFPDIDPQSGLKALVFQRID; this is encoded by the coding sequence ATGAACCCCGAAGCCCTTGCCACCCTCCACGCCCATCTGCTGCCTGCGCTCGCCGCCGCGCCCAACGAAACGCGTCGGCTGTTCCACGGCCGCGGGCGTTGCTGGCCGGGGCTGGAACAACTGACCGTGGACTGGTTGCAAGGGGTGGTGCTGGTGTCGTTGTTCAAGGAACCGCAGCCTGAGCAACTGGACGCGCTGAAGCAATTGCTGTCGGACATCACCCGGTCCAACGAATGGCAGCAGTGCGGCGCGCGTACGTTGCTGATCCAGCATCGTTATCTGCCACAAAGCACCGCCGAATGGCTGCTCGGTGATGAAATTGATGAAATGACCATTGTCGAAGATGCCTTGCAGTACCGCGTCGATCTGGGCCGCAAGCAGAACGCGGGGTTGTTTCTCGATATGCGCTACGGGCGCAAGTGGGTGCGCGAACAGGCAGCAGGCAAACGCGTGTTGAACCTGTTCGCCTATACCTGCGGTTTTTCTGTAGCGGCAATCGAAGGCGGCGCCAGTCATGTGGTCAATCTGGACATGTCTCGCGCTGCGTTGAGCCGTGGTCGCGACAATCATCGGCTGAACGGCCATGATCTGAGCAAAGTCAGTTTCCTCGGCCACGACCTCTTCAAATCCTGGGGCAAAGTGATCAACAGCGGGCCGTACGATCTGGTGATCATCGACCCGCCCTCATTTCAGAAAGGCAGTTTTCTGCTGACCAAGGACTACCGGCGCGTGCTCCGGCGTTTGCCAGAATTGCTCACGACGCAAGGAACCGTGCTCGCCTGCATGAACGACCCGGCGTTCGGTTCTGACTTTCTGATTGAAGGCGTGACGCAGGAAGCACCGAGTCTGCGCTTCGAGCAACGACTGGAGAATCCGCCGGAATTTCCTGACATCGATCCGCAAAGCGGGCTGAAAGCCCTGGTTTTCCAGCGCATCGATTGA
- a CDS encoding TetR/AcrR family transcriptional regulator — protein sequence MDTADLLERSYPGRRAELKRDIFRKALNLFNEQGIEATTIEMIRAECDTSVGAIYHHFGNKEGLVAALFFTALEDQARLRDGYLDAASTTEEGVQALVFSYVDWVEQQPQWARFQYHARFAVTKGPFKDELAERNKTRNLRLRQWLAESGRAAELEGWPAELLPSLIIGQAESYCRAWLAGRVKGSPMAYRDVLAQAAWRSIRGEG from the coding sequence ATGGACACCGCCGATCTACTGGAACGCAGCTACCCCGGCCGCCGCGCCGAACTCAAGCGCGATATTTTTCGCAAGGCTTTGAACCTGTTCAACGAACAAGGCATCGAGGCAACCACGATCGAGATGATTCGCGCCGAGTGCGACACCAGCGTCGGCGCGATCTATCACCATTTCGGCAACAAGGAAGGGTTGGTCGCCGCGCTTTTTTTCACCGCACTGGAGGATCAGGCGCGCTTGCGTGATGGGTATCTGGACGCGGCCAGCACTACCGAAGAGGGGGTGCAGGCGCTGGTGTTCAGTTATGTCGATTGGGTCGAGCAACAACCGCAGTGGGCGCGCTTCCAGTACCACGCGCGGTTCGCTGTGACCAAAGGGCCGTTCAAGGATGAATTGGCCGAGCGCAACAAGACGCGCAATCTGCGTTTGCGCCAATGGCTGGCAGAGTCGGGGCGCGCTGCCGAGCTTGAGGGTTGGCCCGCTGAACTGCTGCCATCGCTGATCATCGGCCAGGCGGAGAGTTATTGTCGGGCGTGGCTGGCGGGGCGCGTGAAGGGCAGCCCGATGGCCTATCGGGACGTTCTCGCGCAAGCGGCCTGGCGCTCGATCCGCGGTGAGGGCTGA
- a CDS encoding hotdog fold domain-containing protein, with amino-acid sequence MSQSLSMFNSVGADAFSKMACQFAPYFSSINPLITELRPNAATVQVPFRKEITNHLGTVHAIAMCNAAELAGGMMTDVSIPEGARWIPKGMTVEYLAKAKTDVTAVASAEGVDWQSDGDKVVNVDIHDTEGKKVFTARITMNVKLG; translated from the coding sequence ATGAGTCAATCTCTCAGCATGTTCAACAGCGTTGGTGCAGACGCTTTCAGCAAGATGGCCTGCCAGTTCGCTCCCTATTTCAGCAGCATCAACCCGCTGATCACCGAATTGCGCCCGAACGCGGCCACCGTGCAAGTGCCGTTTCGCAAGGAAATCACCAACCACCTCGGCACCGTGCATGCGATCGCCATGTGCAACGCCGCAGAACTGGCTGGCGGGATGATGACCGACGTGTCGATCCCGGAGGGCGCACGCTGGATCCCCAAGGGCATGACCGTGGAATATCTGGCCAAGGCCAAAACCGACGTCACCGCCGTAGCCAGCGCTGAAGGTGTGGATTGGCAAAGCGACGGCGACAAGGTGGTCAACGTGGACATTCACGATACCGAGGGCAAGAAAGTCTTCACCGCACGCATCACCATGAACGTCAAACTCGGTTGA
- a CDS encoding GNAT family N-acetyltransferase has protein sequence MPRITHYTTPCPESVNSQILQMVVDYLTDISAVGLGPSNLLYNVYQYAVGYEVHLYLDALNGQKGTEVELLVASDEDDPEQVIGFLLYLPVQGDWEACSVAYMAVRTGHRRQGVARAMLAQMVGRYPHAELACTVGKVPYFEALGFEVIGQRETQVLMSTRHYRSNGLRGFIDTTPIYRSLEVQQIHTYLLQKNGKRAMLDAEKKRDRHLDQTSRHVEEFVRQRLTVH, from the coding sequence ATGCCACGCATCACCCACTACACCACCCCATGCCCCGAAAGCGTCAATAGTCAGATCCTGCAAATGGTGGTCGATTACCTGACCGATATCAGCGCGGTCGGTCTCGGGCCGAGCAATCTGCTGTACAACGTCTATCAGTACGCGGTCGGGTATGAAGTGCATCTGTATCTGGATGCGTTGAATGGCCAGAAGGGCACTGAGGTGGAACTGCTGGTGGCCAGCGACGAGGACGATCCGGAGCAAGTCATCGGGTTTCTCCTTTACCTGCCGGTGCAGGGTGACTGGGAGGCGTGCAGCGTGGCGTACATGGCGGTGCGGACGGGCCATCGGCGCCAAGGCGTGGCACGGGCGATGCTGGCGCAAATGGTCGGCCGCTACCCTCACGCGGAACTGGCCTGCACCGTCGGCAAGGTACCGTATTTCGAGGCATTGGGCTTTGAGGTCATCGGGCAGCGCGAGACCCAGGTATTGATGAGTACGCGGCATTACCGCAGCAACGGCTTGCGCGGGTTTATCGACACCACGCCGATCTACCGCTCGCTGGAAGTGCAGCAAATTCACACTTATTTGCTGCAGAAGAACGGCAAGCGCGCCATGCTCGACGCGGAAAAAAAGCGCGACCGGCATCTTGATCAGACCAGCCGCCACGTCGAGGAATTCGTTCGTCAACGTCTGACCGTGCACTGA